Genomic segment of Hydractinia symbiolongicarpus strain clone_291-10 chromosome 5, HSymV2.1, whole genome shotgun sequence:
CAAAACATACCATAACAGGATGACAGCAGCAGTATACCTGAGATGAGAGTCTTTGGTATTTCCTAATATTAGTTGTAATCCTGAATTCAAGATTTAAAAGCACCAATTGACAAAAGCAACACATATAAATGAATAGTATAGATAGATTGCAATTGTAGGAAATCAAATTATGTTCAGAAGCTGCACATAATCCAAAATACTTATCAAGTATATTAAAGCATATTCCTAAGTATATTGGTATTATTGAAAACGTATCTGAACAATTTTTTGTATCCACTGACAATCCTGGATAAATATACAAGCCTTGCGTTATAATCCTTTCTCATagcgaaaaaaataaataaggaatTTTGCAAGGAATTGGAAAAATTTCAAGCAATAAAACTGAAAAAGTTTTATCTTGGCCCAAACGAATATTTCACTTCTTTTTCCCCTGCTTCTTCTTTTTCCCCTGCTTCTTCTTTGTCTTCTTTTTTTCCTCTACTACAGGAGGTTTTTCATCGTCATCCAGCTTCATTGTGGGAAATTTCTCAATTGCAGTCTTATCTTTCTTGCTTTCATCTCTTGCAATATATAACGAATGCATGTATCCTATACCAACACGATGGCAGTAAACATCTTTTAATGTAGTTACAATACTCGGAGCTGCTGAAGACTTCTTCGTCTCCCCTAGTGCCAGTGTACCGTACGCGGGGCTAGGTTGAGACGCAATAACTGCGTCATCGGCACATGTAATATACCCTTGCTGATTACACACAACATGTCGCACGTTCCAGCCTTGTAAATCACTCAAAAATTTAGGATACATATTTGCTTCAGATATTATTCGGAATTGCCCAAACATCAAGGTGCATTTCTGTGCAACAGTTTGTACCATGGTGAACTGACCACCACAATACACATTCGTCACACCACCATCAGCTCGTCCAGTTATACGATACCAACATTTCATTAGTCTCGGAACTAGTTCATTTCTTGTGCTATTGTGTCCTAACCGTCCATATCCACCGAATCCCCACGTGAACAACCTTTGTTGATCATCTATAGCGCAACTATGATTTACTCCACAAGCTATCGCGGTAATCTTAGGCTGACCGTGCCCAATTAATTCATTAGTATCAGCATCAAATTCGATGTACGAAGAAATCAACATTGGTGAGTATTCACAATGATAAACTTCTTTTCGAGCCGCTATTTCCTTGTTTTCGCTTCCCAATCCTAACTGTCCGTATTCAGGGTGACCAAAGGAGTACACTTCACCATCTTCGTTAAGTATGAGACTAAAATCCGCCCCGCATGCAATCTTGGTGATTTTTGTTCCAGAATAATCAATCCGAGTTGGTGAACTGACAGTTTCTTTCTTATTTCCAATGCCACATTGTCCTGACTTATTATCCCCACAGGCAAATACCTGCCCTTCGTCAGTTAAAAACAGACTATGTTGTTTGCCAGTAGCAACAGCAATCACATTATGCCCAGTCAACGATTCGATCAGCGTTGGATTCCGCCTCATTTTGTAATCGTCCATTCCAAGCTGTCCTTTTTGGTTTAAACCCCAACCATATACTTGACCGCTGTCAGAAATCGCTAAAAAGAAGTAAGACACAGGACCAGAAGAAACGTCACGGATTCTTACGCCCTCCAACGTTTCAAAGCGA
This window contains:
- the LOC130644733 gene encoding protein RCC2-like gives rise to the protein MSEANGTKRQLEDGKENENKKRKTEEKEAGVLLFSGLTNYEERNDNKLTKSPSIKWSPHRFETLEGVRIRDVSSGPVSYFFLAISDSGQVYGWGLNQKGQLGMDDYKMRRNPTLIESLTGHNVIAVATGKQHSLFLTDEGQVFACGDNKSGQCGIGNKKETVSSPTRIDYSGTKITKIACGADFSLILNEDGEVYSFGHPEYGQLGLGSENKEIAARKEVYHCEYSPMLISSYIEFDADTNELIGHGQPKITAIACGVNHSCAIDDQQRLFTWGFGGYGRLGHNSTRNELVPRLMKCWYRITGRADGGVTNVYCGGQFTMVQTVAQKCTLMFGQFRIISEANMYPKFLSDLQGWNVRHVVCNQQGYITCADDAVIASQPSPAYGTLALGETKKSSAAPSIVTTLKDVYCHRVGIGYMHSLYIARDESKKDKTAIEKFPTMKLDDDEKPPVVEEKKKTKKKQGKKKKQGKKK